A stretch of Anaeromyxobacter dehalogenans 2CP-1 DNA encodes these proteins:
- a CDS encoding Tad domain-containing protein, translating into MSARSRRGAGARGDRGATAVLVAICLVMLCAFLALALNVGHLFSVRGELQNASDAGALAGAIELDGRTAKFGAARAVAASYAAEHFTDSGTGVVAESVELGQWATPSEAPSCDQRGDASPDGHRFCFVDDAAFASGLRVNAVRVVTARTGAAGSAGGGGVELFAGGIIAPNDADGRSTVRAAAVAVSGGPCDQGCPTLPIVLRAGCLRQAGGLRCNPPATYFVGLNPAPRDSAGLTGLDQGTATSPPPPTNSPAVCDVVTRPPGCSANLSTGVPISTSNGNNWTSNCTAGCTYKKPADPTANGWEQTKNATICEALRSKIDRDCDGQIDATPVIAQVPVVVYPGEDEDSCPENAQYNGTAIVVGFATIQLVSARCDKDSPSSSVSALCDAKMADASYSADMCMAFQFLCEQRDDEVANVGCGWFGTSPLQPVLVR; encoded by the coding sequence GTGAGTGCTCGTTCACGTCGTGGGGCGGGCGCGCGTGGGGATCGAGGCGCGACCGCCGTCCTGGTCGCGATCTGTCTGGTCATGCTGTGCGCCTTCCTCGCGCTCGCGCTCAACGTGGGTCACCTGTTCTCGGTCCGAGGCGAGCTCCAGAACGCCTCGGACGCCGGTGCGCTGGCAGGGGCCATCGAGCTCGACGGCAGGACTGCGAAGTTCGGCGCAGCCCGCGCCGTCGCTGCGAGCTATGCGGCCGAGCACTTCACAGACAGCGGCACCGGCGTCGTGGCCGAAAGCGTGGAGCTCGGGCAGTGGGCCACGCCCAGCGAGGCGCCCTCCTGCGACCAGCGTGGTGATGCAAGCCCCGACGGGCACCGATTCTGCTTCGTGGACGACGCGGCGTTCGCGTCAGGGCTGCGCGTCAACGCGGTCCGGGTGGTGACCGCGCGCACCGGCGCGGCCGGCAGTGCCGGCGGCGGCGGGGTCGAGCTGTTCGCGGGCGGCATCATCGCGCCGAACGATGCGGATGGGCGGTCCACCGTGCGGGCGGCGGCCGTCGCGGTGTCCGGCGGACCGTGCGACCAGGGTTGCCCCACCCTGCCCATCGTCCTCCGGGCAGGGTGCCTCCGCCAGGCCGGCGGGCTCCGCTGCAATCCGCCTGCGACGTACTTCGTCGGGCTGAACCCGGCGCCCCGCGACTCCGCTGGTCTCACCGGCCTCGATCAGGGAACGGCCACCAGCCCGCCACCTCCCACGAACAGCCCGGCCGTATGCGACGTCGTGACGAGACCTCCCGGCTGCTCGGCGAACCTCAGCACAGGCGTGCCGATCTCGACCAGCAACGGGAACAACTGGACCTCGAACTGCACCGCCGGCTGCACGTACAAGAAGCCGGCGGACCCGACCGCGAATGGATGGGAACAGACGAAGAACGCGACCATCTGCGAGGCCCTCCGCTCGAAGATCGACCGGGACTGCGACGGCCAGATCGACGCGACCCCGGTGATCGCGCAGGTCCCCGTGGTCGTCTACCCGGGCGAGGACGAGGACTCCTGCCCCGAGAACGCGCAGTACAACGGCACCGCGATCGTGGTCGGCTTCGCGACCATCCAGCTGGTGAGCGCGCGGTGCGACAAAGACTCGCCGTCCTCGAGCGTGTCGGCGCTCTGCGACGCGAAGATGGCGGACGCGAGCTACTCGGCCGACATGTGCATGGCCTTCCAGTTCCTGTGCGAACAGCGCGACGACGAGGTCGCGAACGTTGGTTGCGGCTGGTTCGGGACTTCCCCGCTGCAGCCGGTGCTGGTGCGCTGA
- a CDS encoding acyltransferase family protein codes for MPSARDDRLAPLTGIRFAAALGILLFHYGGPLVASAPAWVRTLQTGGHAWVSLFYVLSGFVLAWANPHPMDRAERRAFLTARLARLYPAYLLAFALSAPFALSRWSGDGAGGLAKAAVVAGASLLLVHAWLPPISRLWNAPGWSTSAIATFYALFPFATARLARLSRRGLAAALCAAWAASLALPLAYLALRPDGPGAELLRHEPRWLEALKFHPVARLGEFLAGVALGLLLRRGAALPRRLAAPAAALALAAAVAALGWGGFPYVLVHNGLLVPLWALLVAGLAGVAASGGALGRALSARPLQALGEASFALYALQDPLWRWAELLLRTPGTPASPAFVLGFSAVAVAISLGVSRWLERPARRALRAALGPAPFAAARPPAP; via the coding sequence GTGCCGTCCGCTCGCGACGACCGCCTGGCGCCGCTCACCGGCATCCGCTTCGCGGCCGCGCTCGGGATCCTGCTCTTCCACTACGGTGGCCCGCTGGTCGCGAGCGCCCCGGCGTGGGTGCGCACGCTGCAGACCGGCGGCCACGCCTGGGTGAGCCTGTTCTACGTGCTGTCCGGGTTCGTCCTCGCCTGGGCCAACCCGCACCCGATGGACCGCGCCGAGCGGCGCGCGTTCCTCACGGCGCGGCTCGCGCGGCTCTACCCGGCCTACCTGCTCGCGTTCGCGCTCTCGGCGCCGTTCGCCCTGTCGCGCTGGTCGGGTGACGGCGCGGGCGGGCTGGCGAAGGCGGCCGTGGTGGCAGGCGCCTCCCTGCTGCTGGTGCACGCGTGGCTCCCTCCCATCTCGCGGCTGTGGAACGCGCCGGGCTGGTCCACCTCGGCGATCGCGACGTTCTACGCGCTCTTCCCGTTCGCGACCGCGCGCCTCGCCCGGCTCTCGCGGCGCGGGCTCGCGGCGGCGCTCTGCGCCGCATGGGCGGCGTCCCTCGCGCTCCCGCTCGCGTACCTCGCGCTGCGCCCGGACGGCCCGGGCGCGGAGCTGCTGCGGCACGAGCCGCGCTGGCTCGAGGCGCTGAAGTTCCACCCGGTGGCGCGCCTGGGGGAGTTCCTGGCCGGCGTGGCGCTGGGGCTGCTGCTCCGCCGCGGCGCCGCGCTGCCGCGCCGCCTGGCCGCCCCGGCCGCGGCGCTCGCGCTCGCAGCGGCCGTCGCGGCGCTGGGCTGGGGCGGCTTCCCGTACGTGCTCGTGCACAACGGGCTGCTCGTGCCGCTCTGGGCGCTGCTCGTCGCGGGGCTCGCGGGGGTGGCTGCGTCGGGCGGCGCGCTGGGGCGCGCGCTGTCGGCGCGGCCGCTCCAGGCGCTCGGGGAGGCGAGCTTCGCGCTCTACGCGCTGCAGGACCCGCTGTGGCGCTGGGCGGAGCTGCTGCTGCGCACGCCGGGGACGCCGGCGTCGCCTGCGTTCGTGCTCGGGTTCTCGGCGGTCGCGGTCGCCATCTCGCTGGGCGTGTCGCGCTGGCTCGAGCGGCCCGCACGTCGCGCGCTGCGGGCGGCCCTGGGCCCGGCGCCGTTCGCCGCCGCGCGCCCGCCCGCGCCGTAG
- a CDS encoding type II secretion system F family protein, giving the protein MREMLAFLSAVAFVALLEGARQLYRFTVEKKKEELRRRLRAIADPVAAAEGTLLRAGRVARNPAVAAFLKRLPFTARLEQLIEQADSQFSVAQVSAWSAMLAAAGAVLAGWLRMGLGLGGLLSAAGLALPTLLLVVARDRRSNRLSEQLPEALDMMARSLRAGHAFTSAFEVVATEMPEPVAVEFARAFESQRLGLPVEQAIVQMTERAPGNRDLRIFAVSALIQKETGGNLAEILGSIAETIRARYRFYSKLSALTAEGRASGAILGMLPILMALVLRIMNPAYMGRLVSDPLGHMIMLFAALSWLVGVAWLYSLTKVDL; this is encoded by the coding sequence ATGCGCGAGATGCTCGCCTTCCTCAGCGCCGTCGCCTTCGTCGCCCTCCTCGAGGGCGCGCGGCAGCTCTACCGCTTCACGGTGGAGAAGAAGAAGGAGGAGCTGAGGCGCCGCCTCCGCGCGATCGCGGACCCCGTCGCCGCTGCCGAGGGCACGCTCCTGCGTGCCGGCCGCGTGGCGCGCAACCCGGCCGTGGCAGCGTTCCTGAAGCGCCTCCCCTTCACAGCCCGGCTGGAGCAGCTGATCGAGCAGGCCGACTCGCAATTCAGCGTGGCGCAGGTCAGCGCCTGGTCGGCGATGCTCGCCGCGGCTGGCGCAGTCCTCGCGGGGTGGCTGCGAATGGGCCTCGGGCTCGGGGGCCTGCTGTCCGCGGCCGGCCTCGCCCTTCCCACCCTGCTGCTCGTCGTCGCCCGCGACCGCAGGAGCAACCGCCTCAGCGAGCAGCTCCCGGAGGCGCTCGACATGATGGCCCGCTCGCTGCGCGCGGGGCACGCGTTCACCTCCGCCTTCGAAGTGGTGGCCACCGAGATGCCCGAGCCCGTGGCGGTCGAGTTCGCCCGTGCGTTCGAGTCGCAGCGCCTCGGGCTCCCGGTGGAGCAGGCGATCGTGCAGATGACCGAGCGCGCCCCGGGCAACCGGGACCTCCGCATCTTCGCGGTCTCGGCGCTCATCCAGAAGGAGACCGGCGGCAATCTCGCCGAGATCCTGGGCAGCATCGCAGAGACGATCCGCGCGCGCTACCGCTTCTACAGCAAGCTCAGCGCGCTCACCGCAGAGGGTCGCGCTTCCGGGGCCATCCTCGGGATGCTGCCGATCCTGATGGCGCTGGTGCTTCGCATCATGAACCCTGCGTACATGGGCCGCCTCGTCAGCGATCCCCTCGGCCACATGATCATGCTCTTCGCCGCCCTGAGCTGGCTGGTCGGCGTGGCATGGCTGTACTCGCTCACGAAGGTGGACCTGTAG
- a CDS encoding methyltransferase family protein produces MRQAVSIPGLLEAGANLGLTTLYATFAFLHTRAFLAAPRVSLLAIVAFEAAWAAMFLARRSALAVSRDPVSWAAMLAGTFGPLLFRPVPGAHDVPLAQAVQLSAMAFAFYGLASLNRSIGLLPANRGIRSAGAYRVVRHPLYAAYAIANAGYVVSNWSVVNAAVWVVAVAAQLVRIRQEEILLLRDPDYQAYARSTRWRLLPFVY; encoded by the coding sequence TTGCGACAGGCCGTTTCGATCCCGGGGCTCCTCGAAGCTGGCGCGAATCTCGGTCTGACAACCCTGTACGCCACATTCGCGTTTCTACACACCCGCGCGTTCCTCGCCGCCCCGCGCGTGAGCCTTCTCGCCATCGTCGCGTTCGAAGCGGCATGGGCCGCAATGTTCCTGGCGCGACGGTCGGCGCTTGCCGTCTCTCGCGATCCGGTGTCCTGGGCCGCCATGCTCGCCGGCACCTTCGGCCCCCTGCTGTTCCGGCCGGTACCCGGCGCTCACGACGTGCCACTCGCGCAGGCGGTGCAGCTCTCCGCCATGGCGTTCGCGTTCTATGGCCTCGCCTCGCTCAACCGGAGCATCGGGCTGCTCCCCGCGAACCGCGGTATCCGCAGCGCGGGCGCGTACCGCGTCGTGCGTCACCCGCTGTACGCCGCCTATGCGATCGCGAACGCCGGCTACGTCGTGAGCAATTGGTCGGTCGTGAACGCTGCGGTCTGGGTCGTGGCGGTCGCGGCCCAGCTCGTGCGCATCCGCCAGGAGGAGATCCTCCTGCTCCGCGATCCTGACTACCAGGCGTACGCCCGCTCGACCCGCTGGCGCTTGCTCCCGTTCGTCTACTGA
- a CDS encoding tetratricopeptide repeat protein, protein MRPVAMLGMMLLASTIGCATARKPDVLGAQRALASELVARKDWPAAFAAADGLCRGAPGRPEGYLLRGIVYREQGLQAEAEADLREALRLERKLAAAHSALAILYDTQGRSAEAQEHHRQAAELEPRNAGYLNNVGFSLFAHGRAREAIPVLHEALRAAPADARIRNNLGFAYAASGDLSRAAEQFERGGSPAQAKNNMGWAYERRGARAQAFDAYVESVRADPGAPAARENLARLAKELQRDLPSDLATPGGV, encoded by the coding sequence ATGCGGCCCGTCGCGATGCTCGGGATGATGCTGCTCGCGAGTACGATCGGCTGCGCCACGGCGCGCAAGCCCGACGTGCTGGGCGCACAACGCGCGCTCGCCAGCGAGCTCGTGGCCCGTAAGGACTGGCCGGCGGCCTTCGCGGCGGCGGACGGACTGTGTCGGGGCGCGCCCGGCCGGCCGGAGGGATACCTGCTGCGCGGCATCGTGTACCGAGAGCAGGGGCTCCAGGCCGAGGCGGAGGCCGACCTTCGCGAGGCGCTGCGGCTCGAGCGGAAGCTCGCGGCGGCGCACTCCGCCCTCGCCATCCTCTACGACACGCAGGGGCGGAGCGCGGAGGCGCAAGAGCACCACCGCCAGGCCGCCGAGCTCGAGCCACGGAACGCTGGCTACCTGAACAACGTCGGGTTCTCGCTGTTCGCGCACGGCCGTGCGCGCGAGGCGATCCCGGTGTTGCACGAGGCGCTCCGCGCCGCACCGGCCGACGCGCGCATCCGCAACAACCTTGGGTTTGCCTACGCAGCGTCCGGCGACCTCTCCCGCGCCGCCGAGCAGTTCGAGCGCGGTGGTTCGCCGGCCCAGGCCAAGAACAACATGGGCTGGGCGTACGAGCGGCGCGGCGCGCGCGCCCAGGCCTTCGACGCGTACGTCGAGTCGGTCCGCGCGGACCCTGGGGCACCCGCCGCGCGCGAGAACCTCGCCCGACTCGCGAAGGAGCTGCAGCGCGACCTGCCGTCCGACCTCGCCACGCCCGGCGGCGTCTGA
- a CDS encoding 3'-5' exonuclease has protein sequence MRRFVTLDLETVPDEALVSAVDGEPSRPYPEQLRRVLAERRARTGGRSDFLPLPYHRPVAACLLEAEEDGGIVRVTDAVAWTDRRGPEAAFLETMWQRLEGASLVTFHGKGFDLPVLELRSLKHAIPTPAWFGAARGTGGTEHLDVKELLAGQATAAPLDLYAKLVGLPGKEDVAGADVQALYAEGALDRIAGYCMTDVVQTFLLFLRVRLVEGSLTPDGYAESAALAREALPRLFARRLRPGERTALDGFLDRCAPFFEGREPALRAQAL, from the coding sequence GTGCGGCGCTTCGTGACCCTGGACCTCGAGACCGTGCCCGACGAGGCGCTGGTCTCGGCCGTGGACGGGGAGCCCTCCCGCCCCTACCCGGAGCAGCTCCGCCGCGTCCTCGCGGAGCGCCGGGCGCGAACGGGCGGTCGCAGCGACTTCCTCCCCCTGCCGTACCACCGGCCGGTGGCGGCGTGCCTGCTCGAGGCGGAGGAGGACGGCGGCATCGTCCGGGTCACCGACGCGGTCGCCTGGACCGACCGGCGCGGGCCCGAGGCCGCGTTTCTCGAGACCATGTGGCAGCGGCTGGAAGGGGCGTCGCTCGTGACCTTCCACGGCAAGGGGTTCGACCTCCCGGTGCTGGAGCTGCGCTCGCTGAAGCACGCCATCCCCACCCCGGCCTGGTTCGGGGCCGCCCGCGGCACCGGCGGGACCGAGCACCTCGACGTGAAGGAGCTGCTGGCGGGCCAGGCCACCGCGGCCCCGCTCGACCTGTACGCGAAGCTGGTGGGGCTGCCGGGCAAGGAGGACGTGGCCGGCGCCGACGTGCAGGCGCTGTACGCCGAGGGCGCCCTCGACCGGATCGCCGGCTACTGCATGACCGACGTGGTGCAGACGTTCCTGCTGTTCCTGCGCGTCCGGCTGGTCGAGGGATCGCTCACGCCGGACGGCTACGCGGAGAGCGCGGCGCTCGCGCGCGAGGCGCTGCCGCGGCTGTTCGCGCGGCGGCTCCGCCCCGGCGAGCGGACCGCGCTGGACGGCTTCCTCGATCGCTGCGCGCCGTTCTTCGAGGGCCGCGAGCCGGCGCTGCGGGCGCAGGCGCTGTAG
- a CDS encoding type II secretion system F family protein, which translates to MRFDPLAFGIALLGLVGLVGLAAAWVAIARRSGALVADRLADPATVDPFASTIEPIVETPAATRSALGRALDVLTRFARPMGDEAARLQLRLEQGGFRGPHAVSVHLALKLTLAVGLLLTFLFVNAHRAERIEPAFVVAVLAFAAGFYLPDLLLTSRISSRQLTLERGLPDALDLLVTCVEAGLGLDASVQRVSEEIHRAWPQLATELRTTFLEVKAGIPRIEAFRRLATRTGVKDLKSLSATLAQTEIFGTSVALALRVQSDGMRVRRMHRAEEKAAYVSVKMTLPLILCILPSLLAVIMGPAIIGIMRALMPALGGK; encoded by the coding sequence GTGCGCTTCGACCCGCTCGCCTTCGGAATCGCGCTGCTCGGCCTGGTGGGGCTGGTCGGGCTGGCCGCCGCGTGGGTGGCGATCGCCCGGCGGAGCGGCGCGCTCGTCGCCGATCGCCTGGCGGATCCCGCGACGGTGGACCCGTTCGCGAGCACGATCGAGCCCATCGTCGAGACGCCGGCGGCGACCCGGTCGGCCCTGGGGCGGGCCCTGGATGTGCTGACCCGATTCGCCCGGCCGATGGGCGACGAGGCCGCGCGGCTGCAGCTCCGGCTGGAGCAGGGCGGCTTCCGTGGACCACACGCGGTCTCCGTCCATCTCGCGCTCAAGCTCACGCTCGCGGTGGGATTGCTGCTGACGTTCCTGTTCGTCAACGCGCACCGGGCTGAACGCATCGAGCCCGCGTTCGTCGTAGCGGTGCTCGCGTTCGCGGCGGGGTTCTACCTGCCGGATCTCCTCCTCACGTCGCGGATCTCCTCGCGCCAGCTCACGCTCGAGCGGGGCCTGCCCGACGCGCTCGATCTCCTCGTCACCTGCGTCGAGGCCGGCCTTGGCCTGGACGCCTCCGTGCAGCGGGTCTCGGAGGAGATTCACCGCGCCTGGCCGCAGCTCGCGACCGAGCTGCGGACGACCTTTCTCGAAGTGAAGGCCGGGATCCCGCGCATCGAGGCGTTCCGCAGGCTCGCGACGCGAACCGGTGTGAAGGACCTGAAGTCGCTCTCGGCGACGCTCGCCCAGACCGAGATCTTCGGGACCAGCGTCGCGCTCGCGCTGCGGGTGCAGTCGGACGGAATGCGGGTCCGCCGCATGCACCGGGCGGAGGAGAAGGCGGCGTACGTGAGCGTGAAGATGACGCTCCCGCTCATCCTCTGCATCCTGCCAAGCCTGCTGGCCGTGATCATGGGGCCGGCGATCATCGGGATCATGCGGGCGCTGATGCCCGCGCTCGGGGGGAAGTGA
- a CDS encoding CpaF family protein — translation MRLSDRLRQGPVADPPQNEPAVASEAFRDMKGDLHRRLVDRLDLKALERLPAERLQDELRGIVAGMVSGAGVPLNQAERDRLVQEILDEVTGLGPLEPLLADGSISDILVNTAETVYVERNGKLELTRVRFDSNDHLMQVINRIVSRVGRRVDETSPMVDARLPDGSRVNAIIPPLAIDGAILSIRRFGRSPLRVRDLLTIGSVTREAVSFLAACVTARLNVLVSGGTGSGKTTMLNALSAFIPPSERIVTIEDSAELQLQQPHVVRLETRPPNIEGKGEIIARDLVRNSLRMRPDRIIVGEVRSSEVLDMLQAMNTGHDGSMTTIHANSPRDALTRLEAMIAMGGIQLPEAASRQMISRAINIIVQLNRGADGHRRLVSVGEITGTEGPTITMQEIFRFDQKGVDERGKIVGQLVATGIRPKVMNRIQVSGIDVAHILDPFLQD, via the coding sequence ATGCGACTGAGTGACCGGCTGCGGCAGGGACCGGTGGCGGACCCCCCGCAGAACGAGCCCGCGGTGGCGAGCGAGGCCTTCCGGGACATGAAGGGCGACCTCCACCGCCGCCTGGTGGACCGGCTCGACCTGAAGGCGCTCGAGCGCCTTCCCGCAGAGCGACTCCAGGACGAGCTGCGCGGCATCGTGGCCGGGATGGTGAGCGGCGCCGGGGTACCGCTCAACCAGGCAGAGCGTGACCGGCTGGTCCAGGAGATCCTTGACGAGGTGACGGGGCTCGGTCCGCTCGAGCCGCTGCTCGCGGATGGCTCCATCTCCGACATCCTGGTGAACACGGCCGAGACGGTCTACGTCGAGCGGAACGGCAAGCTCGAGCTGACGCGCGTGCGCTTCGACTCCAACGACCACCTCATGCAGGTGATCAACCGGATCGTCTCGCGCGTCGGGCGGCGCGTGGACGAGACGTCACCGATGGTCGACGCACGCCTGCCGGACGGCTCGCGCGTCAACGCGATCATCCCGCCCCTCGCCATCGACGGCGCCATCCTCTCGATCCGCCGGTTCGGGCGCTCGCCGCTTCGCGTCCGCGACCTGCTCACGATCGGCTCCGTCACGCGTGAGGCCGTCTCCTTCCTCGCCGCGTGCGTCACCGCCAGGCTGAACGTCCTCGTCAGCGGGGGCACCGGCAGCGGCAAGACGACCATGCTGAACGCGCTGTCCGCGTTCATCCCGCCCTCCGAGCGCATCGTCACGATCGAGGATTCGGCCGAGCTGCAGCTCCAGCAGCCGCACGTGGTCCGGCTGGAGACCCGGCCGCCCAACATCGAGGGCAAGGGCGAGATCATCGCGCGCGACCTGGTGCGGAACTCGCTCCGAATGCGGCCGGACCGGATCATCGTCGGCGAGGTCCGGAGCTCGGAGGTCCTCGACATGCTCCAAGCCATGAACACCGGCCACGACGGCTCGATGACCACGATCCACGCGAACTCTCCGCGGGACGCGCTCACGCGTCTCGAGGCGATGATCGCGATGGGCGGGATCCAGCTCCCCGAGGCGGCCAGCCGGCAGATGATCTCGCGGGCCATCAACATCATCGTCCAGCTCAACCGCGGCGCGGACGGGCACCGCCGGCTCGTCAGCGTGGGCGAGATCACGGGGACCGAGGGGCCCACCATCACGATGCAGGAGATCTTCCGGTTCGACCAGAAGGGCGTGGACGAGCGCGGCAAGATCGTCGGCCAGCTCGTCGCGACCGGGATCCGGCCGAAGGTGATGAACCGCATCCAGGTGTCCGGGATCGACGTCGCCCACATCCTCGATCCCTTCCTGCAGGACTGA
- a CDS encoding DUF6132 family protein, with protein sequence MNIPPRLRAHWRTLAGAAVGAVLGAAYAHFIGCRTGTCPLTGNVWTAAGFFGFTGAIVGLPGPRKPGGQPEQPAS encoded by the coding sequence GTGAACATCCCTCCCCGGCTCCGCGCGCACTGGCGCACCCTCGCTGGCGCGGCGGTGGGCGCCGTCCTCGGCGCGGCCTACGCGCACTTCATCGGCTGCCGCACCGGCACCTGCCCGCTGACCGGCAACGTGTGGACCGCCGCGGGGTTCTTCGGCTTCACCGGCGCGATCGTCGGGCTCCCCGGGCCGCGGAAGCCGGGCGGGCAGCCGGAGCAGCCGGCCTCCTGA